ATCTCAAATTGGCGCAATGCTGGCCAGCCTGGGGGGAGTTGATGCCCTGATTTTTACTGCGGGGGTGGGCGAAAATCATGCTCAATTGCGCCAGGATGTCTGTGCGGCTTTTGCATTTCTGGGGTTAGAGATAGATCCAGAGAAAAATTCGCAGACTGCTGGAAACGGAAAAATAGATCGAGATATTGCCACCGCCAATTCATCGGTAAGAGTTCTAGTGATTCATACCCAAGAAGATTGGGCGATCGCCAAAGAATGCTGGCAATATAGGGCAACTAATCATTGAGCCAAAATTACCCAATAACGAACTAATAACCACTGGAAGAAGATTCACCATAGGATCGCAGTCAGAAAAAATTAGCGATCTACCATTTTCCTCAAACAACCTAATCAGTCTGTTCCTGTTGGCAATTGTGGCAAAGCCCAAAAAACTCCAAGGTATGATAATAAACCTTAAAATCATAATCAGAGTCCAGTTGATGCTCTAGCTCATGCACCGGACAATCATCGATCGGCACTGAAGCGCCACAGTTCACACAATTTAAATGGTGGCGATCGCTATGGGTCAATCCATATACAGTCTCGCCACTAGGCAAAGTAAGGGCTTTAATTCGTCCTTGAATTTTCATCGCATCCAAGGCTCGATAAACCGTGGCCAAGCCGATCGACTGGCGGCGATCGCGTAACTCGGCATATATATCCTGAGCCGACAAAGACTTATGCAACTCCTGCAAAAGCGCCAGAACTCGCTGTTGGTTTTTGCTTAACTTCTCTTTCATCGCCATCCTTTAATTCCTGGCTCAGATTCCCTGCTTTTTACTCCTTGACATCTACTGAAGCAACTCGATCACTCGATTGTTAGTATCTCTAATGCTCTAATGCCAGGTTTAATGAATTCTAACAATAAATTCTATTTGTTTCGGAAACCCGAAATTGCTAACTGGATAGTTTGAGCTATTATGATCGCACGATATCGAAATCGAATTACGATCGCCCCTAAGTAGGTTCCATTAGTTAAACGACCAGCTAAGCAACCTGTTTCCTGACTTCATAGCTCAAAAGACATGCGCAATTTCCGTAACTACTATGAGATTCTGGGTGTCCCCAAAGGGTCTTCAGCCGCAGAAATCAAAAAATCCTATCGTAAACTAGCTCGGAAATACCACCCTGATATGAATCCGGGGGACGCAGTGGCAGAGGAGCGATTCAAGGATATTGGCGAGGCTTATGAAGTTTTGTCTGATCCCACCAAACGTCGTCAGTATGACCAGTTTGGCCAATATTGGAAACAAGGTGGCTTCCAAGGCGCTGCACCACGTACCAGTAGTACCTATCGGCCTGGATATTCTTCCTGGGATTCTGATTACGATCGCGGCGTTGGTAATGATGTAGATTTCAGCCAATTTAGCGATTTCCAGGAGTTTATCGATCAGCTCCTCGGCAAGTTTCGCACCACTGGTGTTGATCCGCGTACCACCGACCCTGGTTATAGCTATCGCCCTGGCTATAAATCAGCCAAGTCCACCACCAAATCACCGCCGCCGCCACCTCGCACTAGCAGCAAACGAGATGCTGAGGCATTGCTGAATCTGCCCCTTGAACGTGCCTACACTGGCGGCAGAGAAAGAATTAGGCTTGAAGATGGGCGATCGCTAGAAGTGAATATGCCCAAAGGGGTGATGACTGGTCAGCGCATTCGCCTCAAGGGACAAGGCCCCTCTGGTGGGGATTTATATCTAAAGATTAATCTTTCACCCCATCATTTTTTTACGTTGGATGGTTACAACATTCGCTGCCAGCTACCGGTCACTCCCAGTGAAGCGGCACTAGGGGTTCAGGTTGATGTACCAACCCTCAGCGGTCAGGTCAGATTGACAATTCCGGCTGGCGTAAAATCGGGGCAACAACTGCGATTGTCTGGGAAGGGCTTCCCTAAAGATTCACGCAGTTTTGGCGATCAATATGTTGAAATTCAAATTGTAGTGCCCAAGAACCCTACCGACCTGGAGCGTGATCTCTATGAGAAGCTGCTGCGGGCGCAGTCATTTGATCCCCGCGAAAATTTATTAAAGGTTAAGTAGCCAGGTTTCCATTCACAGCCAGGTGAATAAGGCGAATACATAAATATTACGTTGTGGCAGGAGCCTTTTAAAAGACTAAAAGACTCTATGTATTTATTAGGGTATTTATTAGGCAAAATTAATGCCAATGTTGACGATCGCCCTTGATGCAAAATGCTCGATCGGTTCTAATTCTCTGTTGGGCTCAAATTAATTCGTAGGGCTTTAAGAAAAAGTTTGCCATACCAGAATTTCAAAATACGGTACTAATTACAATCAGCTTACAACTAGATCGATAAAGTTTTAGCTCATAGCCAGAAACTTTGATTGATATTTTTTTGCCACCGATCGCATCCCACAACAGTATGAATTATAAAACCTAATTGAATGAACAGTTAATCACTCAATCCGTTCATCCAACCAGGGGAGTTAGCCATCCCCCGATCGGTCTAGGGTAGGATTGCTTACCATTTAAACATTCTGAGCTAAACTATTAGCATTGCAACCAAGAGATATGGGAGAGATTAAGATCGCAGAGGTTTGTTTGGAGGGCAGATTTGATGCCGCCAACCATAACCAGATATGTCAAGAACTTAACAACACGTTAAAAGAACAACCACAACTTTTACTCATCAATCTTGAAGCACTAGACTTTCTTGATAGCAGGGGATTGAGTGGCATCATCTCTGTCCATAACCAGCTTAAGAACTGGAATGGAGGCTTGGCAATTTTGTGTCCACCGGGTCAGGTCAGGGATATATTTAATCTCACCAATGTGAGTCGGTTAGTTGAAATATTTGATTCACGGGCTCAGGTAGAAATTTTGATCAATAAAATCCGTGACAGTTAAAAATGAAATTTAAGGTTAGGCTTTTTTTGCTTCTTTTCTCTAAGATACCTAAATCCAAATGCCTGATTTAGCCTCTTAAACAGCGATCGAGATTTTCAAACAGCTAACCTAAAAACTCAAGCCATTTTGCGGAGTAGAGCAGGAATTGCCCTATGGCAAACTAGATCCAGGGGAGTAGCTGACTCAGTAGTTGTTTTCACGAGGCGATCGCTAGCTATGAATCAATCTAAATATCTTTCCTCAGAACAGTATCGACAAATGCTGGTGAAAGACGGCCAAAGACGTTTCCAGGAATGGCATGGGCGCTTTCTGCAATATCAACAAAAGTTTCTGCGATCGCAAAAAGAAACTCAGGCCAACTATAAAAAACGATCGGATGGCTCTACCTTTGATTCCGAAAAATACCGCCAGATGCTAGTCAAAGACGGCCAGCAGCGCTTCCAGGAATGGCATAGCCAGTTTTTGCAATATCAAGACGAGTTCTTGCGTAAGAACCATGATTCTTAGGCAACCTTAGGCAACATCGTTTATGTTGGTTAAGAGAAAAGCGATCGTCTATTAATTGTCTATTAATTGTCTATTAAACTACAGATGTTCCTGTGCGATCGGCATTAACGCAAGTTTAGTGGCAGGTTTGCTTAGATCTTAAATTTTAGATCTTAAATCTTAGATCTTAAATTAGGCTTAATGACTGAATAGCAAAAATTGCGATCGCTAGATCTCTACCCCTATGGCATTATCTATATGGGCGATCGTGAGGATTTAAGGTTAGATCTGCGATCAAAAAATTGATATAGCTTTGGCTGTTCAATTACCAAATTGGAAATCATTGATGAACATTG
The sequence above is a segment of the Pseudanabaena sp. PCC 7367 genome. Coding sequences within it:
- a CDS encoding STAS domain-containing protein encodes the protein MGEIKIAEVCLEGRFDAANHNQICQELNNTLKEQPQLLLINLEALDFLDSRGLSGIISVHNQLKNWNGGLAILCPPGQVRDIFNLTNVSRLVEIFDSRAQVEILINKIRDS
- a CDS encoding Fur family transcriptional regulator; translated protein: MAMKEKLSKNQQRVLALLQELHKSLSAQDIYAELRDRRQSIGLATVYRALDAMKIQGRIKALTLPSGETVYGLTHSDRHHLNCVNCGASVPIDDCPVHELEHQLDSDYDFKVYYHTLEFFGLCHNCQQEQTD
- a CDS encoding DnaJ C-terminal domain-containing protein, producing the protein MRNFRNYYEILGVPKGSSAAEIKKSYRKLARKYHPDMNPGDAVAEERFKDIGEAYEVLSDPTKRRQYDQFGQYWKQGGFQGAAPRTSSTYRPGYSSWDSDYDRGVGNDVDFSQFSDFQEFIDQLLGKFRTTGVDPRTTDPGYSYRPGYKSAKSTTKSPPPPPRTSSKRDAEALLNLPLERAYTGGRERIRLEDGRSLEVNMPKGVMTGQRIRLKGQGPSGGDLYLKINLSPHHFFTLDGYNIRCQLPVTPSEAALGVQVDVPTLSGQVRLTIPAGVKSGQQLRLSGKGFPKDSRSFGDQYVEIQIVVPKNPTDLERDLYEKLLRAQSFDPRENLLKVK